The Hypomesus transpacificus isolate Combined female chromosome 2, fHypTra1, whole genome shotgun sequence genome window below encodes:
- the stmn3 gene encoding stathmin-3 isoform X1, whose amino-acid sequence MKPKTCRHFLSNMVQRKTLNRAYTEKIKEMSMMSLICSCLYPQPIPTAEYQFGDMEVKPINKRLSGQSFEVILKSPTDLSPDKPSPLASPPRKKDISLDELQRRLEAAEERRKSQEAQVLRQLAERREHEREVLHKALEENNNFSKMAEEKLNHKMEVITQNREAYLNSMKQRLREKERHAEEVRRNKELQADLSG is encoded by the exons ATGAAGCCTAAGACCTGCAGGCATTTCCTCTCAAACATGGTGCAAAGGAAAACACTTAACAGAG CTTACACAGAGAAGATCAAGGAGATGTCCATGATGTCCCTCATCTGTTCCTGTCTATACCCTCAGCCCATCCCCACCGCTGAGTACCAGTTTGGAG ATATGGAGGTTAAGCCCATCAACAAGCGACTGTCTGGACAGTCCTTTGAGGTGATCCTGAAGTCGCCCACCGACCTGTCTCCAGACAAGCCCAgtcccctggcctctccccccAGGAAGAAGGACATCTCTCTGGATGAActgcagaggaggctggaggcagccgaagagagaaggaag TCTCAGGAGGCCCAGGTTCTGAGACAGCTGGCTGAGCGGAGGGAACACGAGCGAGAGGTTCTGCACAAGGCCCTGGAGGAGAACAATAACTTTAGCAAGATGGCCGAAGAGAAGCTCAACCACAAAATGGAGGTGATCACCCAGAACCGTGAGGCATACCTGAACTCCATGAAGCAGAGGCTTCGTGAAAAG GAGAGGCATGCTGAGGAAGTTCGCCGGAACAAGGAGCTTCAAGCCGATCTCTCCGGATAA
- the stmn3 gene encoding stathmin-3 isoform X2 has protein sequence MTSTISAYTEKIKEMSMMSLICSCLYPQPIPTAEYQFGDMEVKPINKRLSGQSFEVILKSPTDLSPDKPSPLASPPRKKDISLDELQRRLEAAEERRKSQEAQVLRQLAERREHEREVLHKALEENNNFSKMAEEKLNHKMEVITQNREAYLNSMKQRLREKERHAEEVRRNKELQADLSG, from the exons CTTACACAGAGAAGATCAAGGAGATGTCCATGATGTCCCTCATCTGTTCCTGTCTATACCCTCAGCCCATCCCCACCGCTGAGTACCAGTTTGGAG ATATGGAGGTTAAGCCCATCAACAAGCGACTGTCTGGACAGTCCTTTGAGGTGATCCTGAAGTCGCCCACCGACCTGTCTCCAGACAAGCCCAgtcccctggcctctccccccAGGAAGAAGGACATCTCTCTGGATGAActgcagaggaggctggaggcagccgaagagagaaggaag TCTCAGGAGGCCCAGGTTCTGAGACAGCTGGCTGAGCGGAGGGAACACGAGCGAGAGGTTCTGCACAAGGCCCTGGAGGAGAACAATAACTTTAGCAAGATGGCCGAAGAGAAGCTCAACCACAAAATGGAGGTGATCACCCAGAACCGTGAGGCATACCTGAACTCCATGAAGCAGAGGCTTCGTGAAAAG GAGAGGCATGCTGAGGAAGTTCGCCGGAACAAGGAGCTTCAAGCCGATCTCTCCGGATAA
- the gmeb2 gene encoding glucocorticoid modulatory element-binding protein 2, giving the protein MATSEMHVEEVVVVTTPDGVGEAATSVDDLKTVLVDVDLTHTGEGEVLADGSMESETEASTDALSKEAVIVKMSEEVDVEADIIYPVTCGDVKATLVWKKFVCPGINIKCVQFNEHLISPKEFVSLAGKSTLKDWKRAIRLNGTMLRKIMDSGELDFYQHSKVCSNTCRSTKIDLVGTRVSISSQPSTEFIPATPSSTDVNGSPAAFPAEAVEESTEWVTAIGEDSVTFWRGLKEAGLLEEVVEDFQNEIQEVLKGMQERVAEPPLQVKDAVLLNNIVQNFGMLELVKKVLASHKSQMDRYREQYTRSLAALEQQCDEHRKRAKELKSKSQHLNNVLMTLAPVPAPPTPKRPRLTRAVSGPAAVNAAPTQITLPLSQLAGLPLGKMLTMAGTQSGATSLGSYAVLTSPGGTAELAPDASNLTVLSTAASVQEGTANFVKVLGPQYQFITLPASLGATLQGLTCTPQGTVVALPVGNDNLTTAALEGQQVDIQIEDQAEEEVPGVEVEEAPVEEEQ; this is encoded by the exons ATGGCAACGTCGGAGAtgcatgtggaggaggtggtcgTCGTGACAACCCCTGATGGGGTAGGTGAGGCGGCCACCTCAGTGGATGATCTGAAAACCGTGCTGGTGGATGTAGATCTGACCCATACAGG GGAAGGAGAAGTCCTTGCAGATGGGAGCATGGAATCAGAAACGGAAGCCAGTACAGATGCACTGTCAAAGGAGGCAGTCATAG TGAAAATGTCAGAGGAAGTGGATGTGGAGGCTGACATCATCTACCCCGTCACCTGCGGCGATGTGAAGGCCACCCTGGTCTGGAAGAAGTTTGTTTGTCCTGGCATCAACATCAAATGCGTTCAA TTCAATGAGCACCTAATCAGCCCAAAGGAGTTTGTCTCTCTGGCTGGGAAATCCACGCTCAAGGACTGGAAAAGAGCCATCCGCTTAAATGGAACTATGCTCAG GAAAATCATGGACTCAGGTGAGCTGGACTTCTACCAGCATTCTAAGGTGTGTTCCAACACCTGCCGCAGTACCAAGATCGACCTGGTGGGGACCCGAGTGTCCATCAGCAGCCAACCATCCACTGAATTCATCCCCGCCACTCCTTCCTCTACAGATG TGAATGGCTCCCCTGCAGCCTTCCCAGCAGAAGCAGTGGAGGAGAGCACAGAGTGGGTGACTGCTATAGGAG AGGACTCTGTCACCTTCTGGCGTGGGCTGAAGGAGGCCGGCCttctggaggaggtggtggaggacttCCAGAATGAGATCCAGGAGGTACTGAAAGGCATGCAGGAGCGGGTGGCCGAACCTCCGctgcaggtcaaag ATGCTGTGCTGCTTAACAACATTGTACAGAACTTTGGAATGCTGGAACTCGTTAAGAAGGTTCTGGCGAGTCACAAAAGCCAGATGGATCGGTACAGAGAACAGTACACACGCAGCCTCGCTG CCTTGGAGCAGCAGTGCGATGAGCACAGGAAACGCGCCAAAGAGCTGAAGAGTAAATCTCAACACCTCAACAACGTCCTGATGACCCTCGCCCCTGTGCccgcccctcccacccccaagCGCCCACGCCTCACCCGGGCCGTATCGGGCCCCGCGGCCGTCAACGCCGCCCCCACCCAGAtcaccctgcccctctcccagcTGGCGGGCCTACCCCTGGGTAAGATGCTCACCATGGCGGGCACCCAGAGCGGCGCCACCTCGCTGGGCAGCTACGCGGTGCTGACGTCTCCTGGGGGCACGGCCGAACTGGCGCCTGACGCTTCGAACCTGACGGTGCTTTCCACTGCGGCGTCCGTCCAGGAGGGTACCGCCAACTTCGTCAAGGTACTGGGCCCGCAGTACCAGTTCATCACGCTGCCCGCCTCGCTGGGCGCCACCCTGCAGGGGTTGACCTGCACGCCGCAGGGCACGGTGGTGGCTCTGCCGGTCGGTAACGACAACTTGACGACCGCGGCGTTGGAGGGGCAGCAGGTGGACATCCAGATCGAGGaccaggcggaggaggaggtgccgggggtagaggtggaggaggcgccGGTGGAAGAGGAGCAGTGA
- the pdyn gene encoding proenkephalin-B isoform X1, with product MRQGLFLPRMEWYALVLILSLSSSIQADCTSQCLKCAQEIFNTDEPISSLTCTLECEATLLNSDELETCGKILQARAVDLTEFSEDNTGARSAPEGEEEEVANKVKRYGGFIKRIEKNKNKIFKSPWRENAVFKGAFPKKYEDLLEKFAERDLSEFSEDDQGGSLASENEKGVYNDDAAINEVKRYGGFLRKFGPKRSNSMEEGRQGELQKRYGGFMRRIRPKLNNLKWDNQKRYGGFLRRHFKISVRSDEEPNSYDDLGL from the exons ATGCGCCAG GGACTGTTTTTGCCAAGAATGGAGTGGTATGCCCTGGTGCTGATACTCAGCTTGTCATCTTCCATCCAAGCAGATTGTACGTCCCAATGTCTGAAATGCGCACAAGAAATCTTCAACACAGACGAGCCTATCAGCAGTTTG ACTTGTACCCTGGAGTGTGAGGCCACTCTACTGAACAGTGACGAATTAGAAACGTGTGGGAAGATTCTACAGGCCCGCGCTGTGGATTTGACGGAATTCAGCGAAGACAATACCGGTGCAAGGAGCGCaccagagggagaagaggaggaagtcgCAAATAAAGTCAAGCGGTATGGTGGATTCATTAAAAGAATCgagaagaacaaaaacaaaatatttaaaTCTCCTTGGCGTGAAAATGCCGTTTTTAAAGGAGCGTTCCCCAAGAAATACGAGGACTTGCTAGAGAAATTTGCTGAAAGAGACCTGTCGGAGTTTTCTGAGGACGACCAGGGCGGGAGTTTAGCATCTGAGAACGAAAAAGGGGTATACAATGATGACGCCGCAATTAATGAAGTTAAACGTTATGGTGGGTTTTTACGCAAATTTGGCCCAAAAAGGAGTAACTCAATGGAGgaaggaagacaaggagagcTACAGAAGAGGTATGGTGGCTTCATGCGGAGAATTCGTCCAAAGTTGAACAACTTGAAATGGGACAACCAGAAGAGGTACGGCGGCTTTCTACGTCGCCATTTCAAAATATCCGTTCGTTCAGATGAGGAGCCTAATTCCTATGACGACTTGGGGCTATAG
- the pdyn gene encoding proenkephalin-B isoform X2, producing the protein MEWYALVLILSLSSSIQADCTSQCLKCAQEIFNTDEPISSLTCTLECEATLLNSDELETCGKILQARAVDLTEFSEDNTGARSAPEGEEEEVANKVKRYGGFIKRIEKNKNKIFKSPWRENAVFKGAFPKKYEDLLEKFAERDLSEFSEDDQGGSLASENEKGVYNDDAAINEVKRYGGFLRKFGPKRSNSMEEGRQGELQKRYGGFMRRIRPKLNNLKWDNQKRYGGFLRRHFKISVRSDEEPNSYDDLGL; encoded by the exons ATGGAGTGGTATGCCCTGGTGCTGATACTCAGCTTGTCATCTTCCATCCAAGCAGATTGTACGTCCCAATGTCTGAAATGCGCACAAGAAATCTTCAACACAGACGAGCCTATCAGCAGTTTG ACTTGTACCCTGGAGTGTGAGGCCACTCTACTGAACAGTGACGAATTAGAAACGTGTGGGAAGATTCTACAGGCCCGCGCTGTGGATTTGACGGAATTCAGCGAAGACAATACCGGTGCAAGGAGCGCaccagagggagaagaggaggaagtcgCAAATAAAGTCAAGCGGTATGGTGGATTCATTAAAAGAATCgagaagaacaaaaacaaaatatttaaaTCTCCTTGGCGTGAAAATGCCGTTTTTAAAGGAGCGTTCCCCAAGAAATACGAGGACTTGCTAGAGAAATTTGCTGAAAGAGACCTGTCGGAGTTTTCTGAGGACGACCAGGGCGGGAGTTTAGCATCTGAGAACGAAAAAGGGGTATACAATGATGACGCCGCAATTAATGAAGTTAAACGTTATGGTGGGTTTTTACGCAAATTTGGCCCAAAAAGGAGTAACTCAATGGAGgaaggaagacaaggagagcTACAGAAGAGGTATGGTGGCTTCATGCGGAGAATTCGTCCAAAGTTGAACAACTTGAAATGGGACAACCAGAAGAGGTACGGCGGCTTTCTACGTCGCCATTTCAAAATATCCGTTCGTTCAGATGAGGAGCCTAATTCCTATGACGACTTGGGGCTATAG